From the Nitrospinaceae bacterium genome, the window GGGCAGGTGATCCGAAAAAAAGAGGGCATTGGTATCGGCGGGGTCGGGGTGATTCTTCAGCATTCTCCAGATGATACCGGCCTCGGCGTGTGGACCTACACCGAGTACAAACACCTGCGCGAGATGCCTGATATCGAGATTGGCCAGCGGGTCAAGATGGGCGAGATTATCGCCCGCGCCGGCACCACCGGAACCACGGGAGGCTACTACGGCGCGTTCGGGCACTCACACCTTCACCTCACCGCTTTTTTCAGCCCGGTGAGCGAATACAAATCCAAGCGGATATTCGTTCCGGTCAAGGGTGAATGGCTGGACCCGCTGGCGCTCTATAAAGGAGGTCCTCTCAAATCCTCTGAGCTAAAGGCGCTTCCTGCTGCGCAAAAATCCGTGAAATTCGCCTACAAAACGGCCACCGGAAAAATCGTTCCCGAGGGCGCAAAGGTCGTCTGGCCGTTTGCTTGTAAGCCGAAGTAGGGGGGAGGGTCATGTTTTTGAACTTTTATGAGATGGGTGCACTTCCAGCAACGAAATTGCCTCTTCATGATGGTTGCGTATGGCTTTTATGTCGTCGGGTGTGAAATCGAATGTATTTAGATCCTGAAAGGATTCTCCCTCGCTCAGGTAAATGTCCGTATCCTCGTCAAGGCGAGGTGCCTCATCTTCATCGTGGCAGTACTTCACATCTGCGATGTTTCCGGATTTCATGTATCAAAACTCCTGATTGAAAATTCTTGTGTGCAAGAAGCATTCGTTGACCACTGTAATGCAAATAAGCCAAATTCGTGCCAACTGACCTTATTCAGAGTGAATTTCGCCAGAAATATGTTCTCGGGATTTTAAATGTCCTGATTTATGTTGATTATCCAGGTGATTCTCTGAAAAAAATATTTTTAAGGATGGACTTAGACGGGGAGAATACGGATTTTTTATTCATCAAAACCCGGACTTTGGAGGCAATTTCTTCCGAATTAAAGGTAAGAAGTCAAAATGTTGACTAGTGGGAAGGGGGCGGGTTTATCTCTCAAACTTCTCATAAATCCAGTGCATGAGGCGGTCCACCTTGAAGCGGCGAATGAGCCGCCAGGTGCGCTTGTCCTTAAAGAACAGGTACAGGTTAGAGGCCTTAGTCTGAAAGACGTTGGGGGGCTCATCGTCCACCTGGATTCGCCCGAGGCGGTAGAGGTTGGACCACCTGAAGGTGGGGCACATCGTTA encodes:
- a CDS encoding M23 family metallopeptidase, with the translated sequence MKRLSLIVLLIAALGFAAPWSADAQMGRRGRGGGMKGGFGGGMKKRGGPGGLGGERPSPEIIGAFSPMNADLDHMRARGFVATGLQAVYPEGLECQVMDSAFGVDTRGDGSFRSDKFYNGYHGGMDIPAPEGTPILAVADGQVIRKKEGIGIGGVGVILQHSPDDTGLGVWTYTEYKHLREMPDIEIGQRVKMGEIIARAGTTGTTGGYYGAFGHSHLHLTAFFSPVSEYKSKRIFVPVKGEWLDPLALYKGGPLKSSELKALPAAQKSVKFAYKTATGKIVPEGAKVVWPFACKPK